The DNA window TTTGTCCGCGAGACCTTTTTCCGCCCCGAGACCGAATTCGCGCGCGAGACGAGCGCCATTTCGGCCGGACTCCATAACCGCCTGCGACTGCTGCTGGGACGGACTCGCCCTGGAGGCAGTCTCTTCGTCCCTATCCGTTCCATGCAATATCTGGCGGTGGTCGAGCATGATGAGATCGTGTTCGTCGATGCGCTGGGCGGCTACGCGCATCAGGATGGCGAGGGCGGACGCCTGATTCGGCTGGCCTGGCGACCGGCGCCGGGACGGGAATCGCTCAGCGCGCCGGTTCCTTGCGACATCATCTACTACGTCAGCGGTGCGCAAGTAGCGCAAAAGAGGCTGATGACCGAACTGGGACCGGCACTCCAGCGGATGCTGGAACGCCAGTCCGCCGAGAGCGCGGCTTGGGAAGGCCGTGTTCTTCCCTTTCGTAACCCGCGTCAGCAATCCTCGCGTTAACGCAGGAGCCCGCTTGCGGGCGATTTGGCCGTCGGTTTCAGCGATTTGGGAAATAATTGCTGGACGGTTTCTTGAGTTGACGCTCGCAGGACAGCGTTCACTCGACACCTCGCCTGCCGCACCAGACGCGGTTTACCCGCCAAACAGATCCTTGATCGCCTGCACCGTGGTCTGGCGTCCCAACTCGCCGATGGCGGTGGTCAGGGGGATGGCCTTCGGGCAGACCCGCACGCAGTTCTGTGCGTTCCCGCAGTCGCTGATTCCGCCATCGCCCATGATGGCGTGCAGCCGCTCGGCCTGGTCGTAGCGGCCGGTGGGGTGGGCGTTCATCAGACGCACCTGCGCCAGCGGGGCAGGCCCGATGAAGTCCGAGTGAGGGCCGAATTGAGGACAGGCCGACATGCAGCAGCCGCAGCTCATGCAGCGGCTGTAGAAATAATTGGCGGACCATTCGCCCGGCGAGATGCGCGGCGCGCCCTCATGCGTATCCCAGGCGCCGTCGATCTCGATCCAGGCCCGAACCTTGCGCAATCCCTCGTCGATCCGCGAGCGGTCCACGAGCAGATCCCGCACCACCGGAAACTTGGGCAACGGTTCCAGCACGATGGGTTGCCTCAGGCTGTCGATCAGCGCCGAGCAGGACGGACGCGGCACGCCGTTGATGAGCATGGCGCAGGAGCCGCAGACCTCTTCCATGCAGTTGCGATCCCAGACGACCGGGGCGACCCGCTGGCCGTCCGCGGTGACCGGGTTGTTCCGCACCACCATCAGGGCCGAGATGACATTGTGATCCGGCGCATAGGGGATCGCGAATTCCTGCCAGTAGGATGGGCTGCCAGGGGCGTCCTGACGGCGAATCCTGAAGCGAATTGACGTTGTCTTCGCGGGCAATCCCTTCATCGGTAATCCCGCGGCTCGGTGGGCGGACAGATGCTCAGGTCAATCTCCTCGTCGTGGATCCGTGGACCCTCGGCGCTGAATTCAGCGATGGTGGTCTTGAGCCACTGGTCGTTGTTGGCCCGCCAGCGGGCGCGGTAGTCCTCGAACTCGGGATCGCCGGCGAACTTGCCCTCGGGCAGCGGGATCTTGAACGCGGGCTTGTGGTGCGCGCCCCGGCATTCGTCGCGCTCCAGCGCGCTCTTGGCGACGACCATCGCGAGCCGGATCATGTCCTGAAGCTGGCGGGCGAAGACCAGGGTCTGATTGGCCCAGACGCTCGAATCACCGAGCGCGACCGAAGCGGCTCGCCGCTCCAGATCGCGCAATTCGTCCAGCGCCGTCGCAAGCTCGGAATTGACGCGCACCACGCCGACCCTGGCGGTCATGAGCGCGCCCAGTTCCTGGTGGAGCCGGTAGGGGTTCTCGGAACCATCCGAACGCATCAGGGTTTGATTGAGCCGCTGCTGACGGTCGATGTCGGAAGCGACCCCGGCTTGATCCAGTGACATCCGATGATGGTCGAGTCCCCTGAGATAACTCACCACCGACTCGCCGGCGACCCGTCCCGAAAAGCTCGCGGACAGGAGCGAATTGGCACCGAGCCGATTGGCGCCGTGATAAGCGTAATCGCATTCGCCGCAGGCATAGAGTCCGGGGATGTTGGTGGCTTGGTTGCGGGGACTGTCCGGGCGCATCCCGCCAAACTCGTCGCGCTCGAAATCGACCC is part of the Thiocystis violascens DSM 198 genome and encodes:
- the sdhB gene encoding succinate dehydrogenase iron-sulfur subunit — its product is MKGLPAKTTSIRFRIRRQDAPGSPSYWQEFAIPYAPDHNVISALMVVRNNPVTADGQRVAPVVWDRNCMEEVCGSCAMLINGVPRPSCSALIDSLRQPIVLEPLPKFPVVRDLLVDRSRIDEGLRKVRAWIEIDGAWDTHEGAPRISPGEWSANYFYSRCMSCGCCMSACPQFGPHSDFIGPAPLAQVRLMNAHPTGRYDQAERLHAIMGDGGISDCGNAQNCVRVCPKAIPLTTAIGELGRQTTVQAIKDLFGG